Part of the Kiritimatiellia bacterium genome, CCGCCTCACCACATGAGCCCGCCGACCCTTCTCTACCTGGCACTGATTCTGGCCGGCATCGTGATGCTCGGCCTCGAAATCTACGTGCCCGGCGGTGTGCTCGGCGTGCTCGGGCTGCTCTGTTTGGCGGGAGCGGTCGCGATCGGCTTTACGCTCGGTCCGATGGTCGGCTGGCTCAGCGCAGCGGCGGTGGTGTTGGGGACCGGCATCGGCGTATGGGTATGGATCCGCTGGTTTCCGCGCACGCGCGCAGGTCAGCGGCTCACATTGACCGCCGATGGCCGGGACTTCAAAGCGCCGTCCGCGGAGTGGCGCGCGCTTGTCGGCATGACGGGCGAGGCGGTGACTGATCTGCGACCCGCCGGCATCGCGCGCATCGGCGGCCGCCGGGTGGACGTCACCGCCGAAGGCACTTGGATTGAGGCGGGGCGGCCGGTGCGCGTGGTCGCGGTGGACGGCGTGCGGATTGTGGTGCGTGCGGTGGACGAGCGCTCTGCTCAGCTTCCGGAGGGCGTCCGCTGAGTTTCCTCGGCTCGGAGCGCGGCCGGCGTCGGTGAACGCAAAGAAGCGGCGGACAGCGTCCGCCGCTTCCTTGTGAAGAGCTGCCGCTCGCGGCACCCGGCCGGGCGGCGACGCTCTTACTTCTTCTTCGCGGCCTTCTTCGCCGGTTTCTTCGCAGCCTTCTTCGCTGGCATTTCGCATTCCCCCCTTTCAGCCCGGATCCATGGATCCGGTTCGTTCACATCGCATCGCGAAACCCCGCGGCGCAACCAAGACGGCGGAAGAAGCAGCGTTGGGACGAACGTGCCACGATACGGCTGATGGGTCGCCCCGACGATCCGATCGCATCGTGATCACACGTCGCATTAGCGGAACATATAGTGGAAAAATTTTTTTCGTCAACTGCGGCGCGCAAAATCCCGCTCGCTGGTCTTGTGTTCAGAATCCGTGCTGCAGCACTTGCACCACGATGGGTCCCAGCAAGATCAGGAAGACCGAGGGGAAGATGAAGACGATCAGCGGAAACAGCAGTTTCACCGGCGCCTCGTTCGCCATGCGTTCCGCGTTGAGAAACCGGCGCACGCGCATTTGATCCGCCTGGATGCGCAGGATCGACCCGATACTCACCCCGAGCTCGTCCGCTTGGACCAGTGCGTTCGTCACTGCGCGCACGTCGGGATGCTGCACGCGGTCGGCCAGATCCCGCAACGCCTCGCGCCGTGTGCGCCCGAGCTGCACCTCCCGAAACACGCGGATCAGCTCCTCGTTCAGCGCGTCGAGTTCGCGGCGATCAATGATGCGTTTGATCGCGGTCATGAAATCAAGCCCCGCCTCGACCGAAAGCGTGAGCAGGTCCAGTACGAACGGCAGCGCGCGCTGAATCTGGAGGTGCCGCTCGCGGAGCCGGCGCTGCAGCCACAGCGAGGGCTGAATGAACCAGTACAGCACCAGCACCAGATCAAACAGCACCGCGCGCTGCGCGAGCGCGGCGCCGACCGCTCCCGGCACGCGGCGGAGAACCGCGTGGACCGCGATCACGGTCAACGTGCCGAACACCACGGGCATCAGAAAGCGCAGCGCAATGAGCTCTCGGCCGCTCAGCAGACCCTCGAAGCCCGCCGCGATGAGCCGCCGGTCATGTTCCTCGCGCAGCCGCGCGAACTCCGGCCGGTTCACCAGCGGCGCGAGGTTCGGCGCGAACGGCAACAACAGCCGATAGCTCAGCGGCAGCCGCCGTTCCCGGCGGCGGCCGTCTGCAAGCGTAACG contains:
- a CDS encoding type II secretion system F family protein, translated to MTGWPATDILLGTLWAAAAALLAWHIGRIAADITYVTLADGRRRERRLPLSYRLLLPFAPNLAPLVNRPEFARLREEHDRRLIAAGFEGLLSGRELIALRFLMPVVFGTLTVIAVHAVLRRVPGAVGAALAQRAVLFDLVLVLYWFIQPSLWLQRRLRERHLQIQRALPFVLDLLTLSVEAGLDFMTAIKRIIDRRELDALNEELIRVFREVQLGRTRREALRDLADRVQHPDVRAVTNALVQADELGVSIGSILRIQADQMRVRRFLNAERMANEAPVKLLFPLIVFIFPSVFLILLGPIVVQVLQHGF